A region from the Cannabis sativa cultivar Pink pepper isolate KNU-18-1 chromosome 9, ASM2916894v1, whole genome shotgun sequence genome encodes:
- the LOC115722117 gene encoding uncharacterized protein LOC115722117, protein MGNEMGNNSTSSFKEEDTIHTNVEDPKGLSNKTAGVDDIKGENYLVDAAEDNNFHDKANDSAPHNLERVDDVKKSSSRKVQEESEISVLTDPPKVTGGLDEIGDESSENKLNKNDFSLGSNENKLQKQASVRKEQEEIENFVFDPISILSHDQEPPKLENSNGKQHELASIQADQSVPDDNRSEEVLGSSLKSTVENGHLSEAEESDNTEASALGESEIYEGIEEVLTQSLSSTIEIGHLSKAEESNNTEESLPGESELYEGTKEVITPSLNSSVESGHLSEAKESDNIEASVPGESEESGENEEVLTYSLNSSVESGHLSETEDSNNPQASLLGDSEVSGEVGEVLTSSSKSCVENIGHLSESEEFENLKASVETESDTFIQKKKEDLLVCGDEFESKDGDKVDAGLSIVTAEETILSDKSEEGFSTEVSLGEDDSSESETISVANSPNLHQIVPKTEDKCMIVTEKIRLREKKLENGEYKYKSDYNSTESETEAIDHVNDSKINKDCPSGEAKVVENDQPVVDQESLQESEGHIVIVTEHDIIPSDSNDEEEEESSEKRIVEEREDATEQLHVTEIKTEEIPIKVEQAEAVLAPQTLLSSVQSDQNCKSIQEINQSSCGEFLTAEVSTFDPTNLIAEIIVSKQCIERPDVIAEEVKIPRSEINRETVERVSTGSMERFSTDSESDNSNLHSQMRKSPSFNIDLQNEESESDRTPLMYHDKASVQGLPSQDNVSLVDPVKLNGHDQVMTQYHPMPLPLPMVETVVKLERSDSEKSKTPFLGFLKEEEEVHIVVTSQQHSTNGSANQTVAKDLWKSSSKEETSSTSPKAKMKRRVKSSLFGNCMCCATVIN, encoded by the exons ATGGGAAATGAAATGGGTAACAACAGCACATCAAGTTTCAAAG AAGAAGATACCATTCACACCAATGTTGAAGATCCAAAAGGGTTGTCAAACAAGACTGCTGGTGTTGATGATATTAAAGGGGAAAATTATTTAGTAGATGCTGCTGAAGATAATAATTTTCATGACAAAGCTAATGATTCTGCTCCTCATAATCTGGAGAGAGTTGATGATGTTAAAAAATCATCAAGCAGAAAAG TGCAAGAAGAAAGTGAAATTTCTGTTCTTACTGATCCTCCGAAAGTCACAGGGGGGTTAGACGAAATAGGTGATGAAAGCAGTGAAAATAAGCTAAACAAGAATGATTTTTCCCTGGGAAGTAATGAAAATAAGCTTCAAAAGCAGGCCTCTGTTAGAAAAG AGCAAGAGGAAATTGAAAACTTCGTGTTTGATCCAATATCCATTTTATCACATGATCAAGAACCTCCAAAACTTGAAAATTCAAATGGAAAACAACATGAATTGGCCTCAATTCAGGCTGATCAGTCTGTCCCAGATGACAACAGGAGTGAGGAAGTTCTAGGCTCAAGTTTGAAGTCTACTGTGGAGAATGGTCACCTGTCAGAGGCTGAGGAATCAGATAATACAGAAGCATCTGCTCTAGGGGAAAGTGAAATATATGAAGGGATTGAGGAAGTTCTAACACAAAGTTTAAGTTCTACCATTGAAATTGGTCACTTGTCAAAGGCTGAGGAATCAAACAATACAGAAGAATCTTTACCGGGAGAAAGTGAACTATATGAAGGGACTAAGGAAGTTATAACACCAAGTTTAAACTCTAGTGTGGAGAGTGGTCACTTGTCAGAGGCTAAGGAATCAGATAATATAGAAGCATCTGTACCAGGAGAAAGTGAAGAATCTGGAGAGAATGAGGAAGTCCTAACATATAGTTTAAACTCTAGTGTGGAGAGTGGTCACTTGTCAGAGACTGAAGATTCCAATAATCCACAAGCATCCCTTTTAGGTGACAGTGAAGTATCTGGGGAGGTTGGGGAAGTTCTAACTTCAAGTTCAAAATCCTGTGTTGAGAATATTGGTCACTTGTCAGAATCTGAGGAGTTTGAGAATCTAAAAGCAAGTGTTGAAACTGAATCAGATACTTTCATTCAGAAGAAAAAGGAGGATTTACTTGTCTGTGGTGATGAGTTTGAATCTAAAGATGGAGATAAAGTAGATGCTGGATTAAGTATTGTAACAGCAGAAGAAACTATTCTAAGTGACAAAAGTGAAGAAGGGTTTTCAACAGAAGTGAGTTTAGGAGAAGATGACTCCTCAGAATCAGAAACCATCTCAGTGGCTAACTCACCAAATCTTCATCAGATAGTTCCTAAAACTGAAGACAAATGCATGATTGTTACAGAGAAAATCAGACTCAGAGAAAAAAAGCTGGAAAATGGAGAATACAAATACAAGTCTGACTACAATTCAACTGAATCTGAAACTGAAGCCATTGATCATGTCAATGATTCAAAGATCAATAAAGATTGTCCAAGTGGGGAAGCAAAGGTTGTTGAGAATGATCAACCAGTGGTTGACCAGGAAAGTCTCCAGGAATCTGAAGGTCATATTGTGATTGTTACTGAGCATGATATCATTCCATCAGACTCAAATgatgaggaggaagaagaatcaTCAGAGAAGAGAATTGTTGAAGAAAGAGAGGACGCTACAGAACAATTACATGTCACCGAGATCAAAACGGAAGAAATCCCAATTAAAGTTGAGCAAGCAGAAGCAGTACTGGCCCCTCAAACTTTGTTATCTTCTGTCCAATCTGATCAAAATTGCAAGTCTATCCAAGAAATAAACCAAAGTAGTTGTGGCGAGTTCCTTACTGCTGAAGTTTCAACTTTTGATCCTACAAACTTGATAGCAGAGATAATAGTCTCAAAACAATGTATTGAAAGGCCAGACGTTATAGCAGAAGAAGTCAAGATTCCAAGAAGTGAGATAAACCGAGAGACTGTTGAAAGAGTCAGTACAGGAAGCATGGAAAGATTCAGCACTGATTCAGAATCTGACAACTCCAATCTTCATTCTCAGATGAGAAAATCTCCAAGCTTCAATATTGATCTTCAAAATGAAGAATCAGAATCTGATCGTACCCCATTGATGTATCATGACAAGGCTTCAGTCCAAGGCTTACCAAGCCAAGATAATGTTAGTCTTGTTGACCCTGTGAAGCTGAATGGACATGATCAAGTCATGACGCAATATCATCCAATGCCATTGCCATTGCCAATGGTAGAGACAGTTGTTAAGTTGGAAAGGAGTGACTCTGAAAAGTCAAAAACTCCATTCTTGGGATTcctgaaagaagaagaagaagttcaTATAGTTGTTACTTCACAGCAACATAGTACTAATGGCTCTGCTAATCAGACAGTAGCAAAGGATTTGTGGAAGTCATCTTCTAAAGAAGAAACTTCATCAACTTCACCAAAAGCTAAAATGAAGCGCAGGGTCAAATCCTCACTCTTCGGAAATTGTATGTGTTGTGCTACTGTCATCAACTAA
- the LOC115722066 gene encoding calmodulin-2/4 isoform X1 gives MGNNMADVLSEEQIVEFKEAFCLFDKDGDGEFSAISSIIGCITVEELATVIRSLDQNPTEEELQDMINEVDVDGNGTIEFAEFLNLMANKMKETDAEEELREAFKVFDKDQNGYISANELRHVMINLGEKLTDEEVEQMIREADLDGDGQVNYDEFVKMMMTIG, from the exons ATGGGAAATAACATGGCAGATGTATTGAGTGAGGAACAGATTGTTGAGTTTAAAGAAGCTTTTTGTCTTTTTGACAAGGATGGAGATGGTGAGTTTTCTGCTATCTCCTCAATTATTG GTTGCATTACAGTTGAAGAATTAGCAACGGTTATAAGGTCACTGGATCAAAACCCAACTGAGGAAGAGCTTCAAGACATGATAAATGAGGTTGATGTTGATGGAAATGGTACCATAGAATTTGCAGAGTTCTTGAACTTAATGGCTAACAAAATGAAG GAAACTGATGCTGAAGAGGAGCTAAGAGAGGCTTTCAAAGTGTTTGACAAAGACCAAAATGGATACATATCTGCTAATGAG ttgagACATGTGATGATAAATCTTGGAGAGAAATTAACAGATGAAGAAGTGGAACAGATGATTAGAGAGGCTGATTTGGATGGAGATGGTCAAGTTAACTATGATGAATTtgtgaagatgatgatgacaaTTGGATAA
- the LOC115722066 gene encoding calmodulin-like protein 8 isoform X2, with product MGNNMADVLSEEQIVEFKEAFCLFDKDGDGCITVEELATVIRSLDQNPTEEELQDMINEVDVDGNGTIEFAEFLNLMANKMKETDAEEELREAFKVFDKDQNGYISANELRHVMINLGEKLTDEEVEQMIREADLDGDGQVNYDEFVKMMMTIG from the exons ATGGGAAATAACATGGCAGATGTATTGAGTGAGGAACAGATTGTTGAGTTTAAAGAAGCTTTTTGTCTTTTTGACAAGGATGGAGATG GTTGCATTACAGTTGAAGAATTAGCAACGGTTATAAGGTCACTGGATCAAAACCCAACTGAGGAAGAGCTTCAAGACATGATAAATGAGGTTGATGTTGATGGAAATGGTACCATAGAATTTGCAGAGTTCTTGAACTTAATGGCTAACAAAATGAAG GAAACTGATGCTGAAGAGGAGCTAAGAGAGGCTTTCAAAGTGTTTGACAAAGACCAAAATGGATACATATCTGCTAATGAG ttgagACATGTGATGATAAATCTTGGAGAGAAATTAACAGATGAAGAAGTGGAACAGATGATTAGAGAGGCTGATTTGGATGGAGATGGTCAAGTTAACTATGATGAATTtgtgaagatgatgatgacaaTTGGATAA